CCGGGTGCAGGCGGCGCTGGTGTCCGGCGCGCTGCTGCCGGTGCTGCAGCAGGCGATGGAGAAGACCCGGCACGAACTGCGGCACCTGCTCGTCTCGCAGCCGGCCGGCGATCTGCCCGCCGTCGCACAGGCCCTGGCCGGGTTCATCGACGGCCAGACGCCCGCGGCCCATGCCGCCATGACCTGCGCCGACGAACCCGCCTTCTGGCTCTATTCGTCGGGCTCCACCGGGCGGCCCAAGGGCACGGTGCACAGCCACGCCAACCTGTACTGGACGGCGGAGCTCTACGGCCGCCGGCTGCTGGGCCTGCGCGAAGACGACGTGGTGTTCTCCGCGGCCAAGCTGTTCTTCGCCTACGGCCTGGGCAACGCGCTGAGCTTTCCCTTGAGCGTCGGCGCCACCACCGTGCTGATGGCCGGCCGGCCGACGCCCGACGCCTGCTTCGAGCGCCTGACGCGGCATCGGCCCACCGTCTTCTGCGGCGCGCCCACCGGCTACGCCGGCATGCTGGCCTCGCCCGCCCTGCCCGCCCGCGAGGCGGTGGGCCTGCGCCTGTGCTCGTCGGCCGGCGAGGCCCTGCCGCAGGACATCGGCGAGCGCTGGCAGGCGCACTTCGGCGCGCCCATCATCGACGGCATCGGCTCGACCGAGATGCTGCACATCTTCCTGTCCAACCGCCCGGGCGACGTGCGCTACGGCACCACCGGCCGGCCGGTGCCGGGCTACGAGGTCGAGCTGCGCGGCGAGGACGGCCGGCCGGTGGCCGACGGCGAGGTGGGCGACCTCTACATCCAGGGGCCGAGCGCCGCGCTGATGTACTGGAACCACCGCGAGAAGTCGCGCGACACCTTCCAGGGCGCCTGGACCAAGAGCGGCGACAAGTACACCCGCGACGCCGACGGCTACTACACCTACGCCGGTCGCAGCGACGACATGCTCAAGGTCAGCGGCCAGTACGTCTCGCCCTTCGAGGTCGAGGCGACGCTGGTGCAGCACCCCGCGGTGCTGGAGGCGGCCGTCATC
The sequence above is a segment of the Aquabacterium sp. J223 genome. Coding sequences within it:
- a CDS encoding benzoate-CoA ligase family protein, which encodes MAHARLNDPPVAPPPVTFNFAEHLFERNEARAAKTAYLDDHGALSYGELAGRARRLAAGLLALGVRREERVLLLMQDTLDWPVAFLGALHAGVVPVAVNTLLTADDIAYLLGHSRVQAALVSGALLPVLQQAMEKTRHELRHLLVSQPAGDLPAVAQALAGFIDGQTPAAHAAMTCADEPAFWLYSSGSTGRPKGTVHSHANLYWTAELYGRRLLGLREDDVVFSAAKLFFAYGLGNALSFPLSVGATTVLMAGRPTPDACFERLTRHRPTVFCGAPTGYAGMLASPALPAREAVGLRLCSSAGEALPQDIGERWQAHFGAPIIDGIGSTEMLHIFLSNRPGDVRYGTTGRPVPGYEVELRGEDGRPVADGEVGDLYIQGPSAALMYWNHREKSRDTFQGAWTKSGDKYTRDADGYYTYAGRSDDMLKVSGQYVSPFEVEATLVQHPAVLEAAVIGVPDENGLTRVKAYVVLKDGGAGGEALDAELKAFVKSRLAPHKYPRLLAFVPELPKTATGKIQRFRLRALAASQP